Genomic DNA from Alicyclobacillus fastidiosus:
TTGGTGAGCCGTTACCTCACCAACTAGCTAATGCGCCGCGGGCTCCTCTATCAGCGATGCAGTTGCACCTTTCAACACAGGAAGATGCCTTCCCGTGTGTCATCCGGCATTAGCACCCGTTTCCGAGTGTTATTCCAGTCTGACAGGCAGATTGCCCACGTGTTACTCACCCGTCCGCCGCTAACCCCGAAGGGTTCGCTCGACTTGCATGTATTAGGCACGCCGCCAGCGTTCGTCCTGAGCCAGGATCAAACTCTCAAAAAATGTTACTGGCGTTACTTCATAAATGTCTTAACGACGACTGTCGTCTCGACCGAAACTTTTAGGCGTGTGTGTTTAGTTTTCAAGGAACCATTTGAACAGTGCCGCCAAAGCAGCTCAGATACTATACCACGAATCTAGCATCGCTGTCTACTGGGGCATTTTGCTTCAATCCGTTCGAACGCTGTGGTTCAAACGTGTGAGCCGATGTCCAAGTGACTCGGTATGTATCCTGTTGTTCAGCAGTGCCGCCGAAGCGACAAGTAGTAATATACCACGCTGAACTAAACCACACAAGTGTAAATCCATGTAAATCAAGAGACGACAGATGTCATGATCCAAACCAGGTCGGTAGCCAGCAGTCAGTCACTCGACGACATGTGTACTTAGGATGGCCATTGATAATCAATGACGTCGACCGCGGCTTCCTGAAACGATTCGTACGCGCCCACACCCACGCCTGCGCAGAGTGCGGCGCCAACAGCCGCTTCTTCACGGTGGCCCGGAACGAGGAGCGAGCGACCAAAGATGTCCTGCACGACGGACGCCAAGTAACCATTCTTGCGGATGGCGTTTCCCGCACCGACGAGATGTTTGATGTTCATCTGTAACCTCGTTGGGAGTGCCTGCACGTACTGATGAAGCTCCACGACAATCCCATCTAGTACTCCAACCATCAAATCCAACGGCGTAAAGTTATCCTCTGAGACGTTCGTGATGGCCCCCCTAACTGACGGGTCCGTCCTCGTACCGTAGAACTGCGGAGAAACGGTCAGAGTCGTATGGGTAACTCCACCGAGTGCGGCGCCACCATCACGCTGTCGAGACTGGTCGTTCGCGCTCTGCTCGCTCGCCATTCGCAACAGGCGATCCATCGCACCATAGAGCGGCTCATTCGCAGGGACACCACACATGTCAAGCACCTGGCGAAAAAACGACTCCACCAGCGCATAGGCCTTCCCACCGCCGAGCGTCGCGCCCACGAGCAGATAACGGTTGCCCGGAAACGGCCGCGTTTCGAAGCCGGGCACTGACACGTGCTCAGGGACCATCAGCGACAGTTGTGCACCAGTGCCTACATTGACGAGCAGCGTATCGGCCAGCGACTGTACAGAGCCGATGTGGCTCGCCTGGTTGTCACCAACAGCGGTAACGACCTGAACGCCATCGGCCATTTCGCCAACGGCGGTACAGGATGGCACCACAGTCGGGAGCATTGAGGGGACAATGCCTGCTCGCAGCAGCGCCTCACCGTCAAACTGTGAATGCACCAGGTCGAATACGCCAAGGCTTGCCGCCAATGTCGGATCCGTCACGGGATGCGCGATGTTCGCGAGTTTAGCGGTGACGTAGTCAGCGACGGTGCAGAGCACCGTTGCATCGCGCGGGACCTCTTGATTTTGCACGTGGACGAAGTGCGTTAACAGACCATACCCCGCCGGTACGTCATAGCCCGTCAATCGCGCGAAGGCTTCGCGGTACGTCTGGTTGCCGTCGCAGAGGAGATTGCCGCGACGGTCGAGCCAGGTGAAGAGGGGGCTGACAGGGTTACCATGCTTGTCCAGGTACAGGATGCCGTGCATTTGCCCTGACACACACACACCTGCGACATCTTTGTGACGACCTACAAGTAATTCGACGATGCTCTGTACGCTCGATAAGATTTTCGAGGCATCTTGAAGATGGGCGGGCCCCTCCCCCACCACGCTCGCGTCGTTTAAACGCGTCTCTTGATCCACAATCGCATTCGTATGTGTATCCACGACGACTCCACAGAGAGAGGTCGTACCAATATCGAGGCCAATCAATTTCAACGCGATCACACTCCAAACGTAACCCAGATTAGCGAATATGGTGACGCTCCCAACTGCGTCTCCACTCTTGCAACCATGTATGTACTAGAGAAGAAAGGGACGCCAGTATGGCGCCCCTTATCAACATGTCAAACGTTCAGGTACGAGGTTTAGGACAGGTGCCCGCCCAAGGTGAGCAGGAGGGCATGTTCATCAAACCCAACCGGCCATGGAGCTGGTCGCTCGCACCTCGTCTCGACGTCATAATGCCGCCCCTCATCGGACGAAATGTGGATGCCCTGCATTAATTCGACGACGTGCAGCATCAGTTCACCATTGGCTCGATGCAACCGCCCCGTGCGCACCGCATCGACCATGTCGGCGACGGCTAAGCCACGGCTGTTTTCCGTGAAGCCAAACAGCAGCGGAATGTCACTCCATTCCTGCGCTCCCTTGCGACGCACTCGTACGTTTCCACCAAAAAGATTTGGATCCGGCACACTCAAGGATCCTTCCGTTCCATAAATTTCGATGCGCGGCAACTCGGAGTGCCAGACGTCGAACGACGTGATGATGTTTCCTACCGCACCTTGTTCAAACTCTAACAGACCAGCGACATGCGTGGGAACGTTGACCGGAATCTTTTCGCCAAAGCGATGTTCGGTCGTGATCGTGCGTTCCGCAAACGACACTTGCGTGAGCCCCGTCAACCGGCGAACGGGTCCCAACAGGTTCACGAGCGCAGTCAGATAATAGGGACCCATGTCAAACATCGGTCCGCCGCCCGGCTGATAAAAGAAGTCGGGATTGGGATGCCAAGCCTCGACCCCATGCCCCGTCATGAATGCGGTTGCACCAATGGGCTTGCCAATCCACCCATCGTCAATCAACTTCCGACTCGTCTGCAGCGCACTGCCGAGGAACGTGTCTGGGGCTGATCCAAGACGGAGGTTCTTCGCCTTTGCCAGCGCCAGCAAAGAACGCCCCTCTTCTACGTTTAATGCGAGCGGTTTCTCTGAATGCACGTGTTTGCCCGCCTCCAGCGCCTGGCGGGAAACCGCGGCGTGCGCACTGGGAATGGTCAAGTTGATCACGAACTCAATGTTCGGGTCGGCCAGAAGCTCGTCGACGGAGCAGGCCTTCGCAACCCCAAACTGTTCAGCGCGACTTTTGGCGCGTTCCACGTCGAGATCGGCGCAGGCGACGACGTCCAACCCAAAAGCTCGACAGTTTTTAAAGTAGATCTCGCTGATGTTGCCACAGCCTATAATACCAACTCTTGCACGTTCGATGACCGTCACGTCCTCTCAAATCTGTCAAGCCTAACAGGTGCACACATGTGCACCTGCGTAAGACACGGCGCATATACGACCAGGCGAAGTGTTCCCTGTATGTTCAGTCTACTAATTGTATGCGATAACACAACCATATACAGCACATTTTCGGAAGTTTCGGCGAGAACTACCTATTTCGACATTCGTCGAAAGCGCGTCAACTTGTTGTAGAATAATAGGATGTGTTGAATTCGGGCCACCCGAACTCGGCGCAGTGCGTTCGAGAGGAGACTAGCAGAGATGAGTAAACCAGATTCACCACTTAGGCGAAATTTGAAGCCGCGACACATCCTCATGATGGCCCTTGGTGGGACCATCGGATCAGGGATATTTCAGGGGAGCAGTTCCTCCATCCACTTAGCCGGCCCAGGCGTGCTCGTCACGTACTTGGTTGGCGGTTTGATCTTGCTTGTTGTCATGCGCGGCCTGGCGGCGATGGCCGTAGATAATCCTCACGCCACGACCATCAAAGGACTTATCGATCCTATTCTCGGCCATTTCACGGGTTACGTGAGCGGATGGATCTACTGGCTCGACTGGGTGCTCGTCATGGCGGCAGAGACAGCAGCTGCGAGTACGTTTTTGCAGTTCTGGTTTCCGTCGGTACCGCTCTGGGTACTGGCACTACTCATCTCCGTAGGCATGACCATCCTCAACCTGACTCCAGTCCGGGTGTTCGGGGAAACGGAGTACTGGCTAGCCGGCGTCAAAATCTTGACGTTGTCCTTATTTGTCATTTTTGGAGCGGTTTTGCTCGCGACAAGGTACTCAAAGCACCAAGTCGCAAATAATCTGTTCGGGCATGGCGGGTTCTTCCCGCACGGGATTGGCGGCGTGGCAGCCGCGATGCTCGTCGTGATGTTCTCGTTTGGCGGCATCGAAATGATCGGAATGACACTTGGTGAGACGGAGGACCCAACACGGACGATCCCGCGGGCTGCGCGGAGCGTGATCGTGCGGATCTTGCTGTTCTATCTCCTGCCGATCGCTGTCATCGTGAGCCTCGTTCCATGGTCGCAGTTGGGAAGTACACAAAGTCCATTTGTGACGGTCTTTACCCAGATTGGCATTCCGTATGTCGGCAGCATTATGAACTTCGTCATGCTGACGGCCGTGCTGTCGGCGGTCAACACTGGCATGTACGCGACCAGTCGCATGATGTTCACACAGGCCATGGACGGCAACGCGCCGAAGCTGTTTTGCAAAGTGACCAAGGGCAACGTCCCAGTCCGTGCGCTGTTGTTTAGCACAGTATTCCTGTACATCGGCGTAGTGGTCGCCTTTTTCGCCAAGGGAAACACGTTTAACGACCTGATGGTGATCCCAGGCTACACCGTGATGATGGTGTGGATGTTTTTGCTCGCAAGCCACTGGAAACAACATGGCCCAAAACCCACAACCATTTTGGCACTTGCAGCGTTGATTGCCATTTTTGTGGCGGTGGTTGTCACCTCGCCCGTGGCTGGAACCATCGTCAGTTTGGTCGCGGTTGGCGTGATCGCGGGAAGTTACCTGTTTGCGCGCCGCGCGGACAAGCATTGAGAACAGCTGTCCAGATGTGAACGACGGCCATCCTTCAGTCCCCGAAAATGACTGGAGGATGGCCCTTTTTCTGTACATTTCCCCTGACGCCGCTGACAAGCCACACGTCATTCTGAACGCTCGCTTTGATTCATAGACATCAAGCGAGGGGCCAGAACCGGAGAATTTCCTTAGGACAGGCCCTAGTCCAACCAGAGAAAGGCGATCAGCCATGAAAGATCGAACCGATGGCCTGCTGCGACTGAAACCCGGGGTGTACGTGAATCCAAGTGATGAACAGTATGAGTTAAAAGCCATGCGCTACCAAGTGTTTTCGCCCAGTTCCCCAATTCACGAGGCGAAACTTCTCGTGCGTGCAGGACAATATCGTAAAGCCAAAGATCTGTACCTGGCACTGCTGCGGCACAAAGAATCGATGGAACTTCACAAACAATTAGCTCCTCTGCTGACGTACCATGAGACGATGGACATGCTCAACAAGTACTGGGACTTCAAGCCCCTGCGGCGATTCTACCAGGATCACGCCAAGTCGTACGCGAAGCAACGGTGGATGATCCGACTCGCGCGGCTGAGTTGGCTGCTCCTGTGTCTGCTTCTTATCGCGTTGCCGTTTCTGTATCACCATTTATATCGCCACACCGTCGCCACAACCATCGACGAATCCTATCAGAATACGACCCAGCACATCGCAGAACTTCCTTCCACGCACTTCGCCGGCAGCATCGAAATGGACGCACAGACCGCAAGCGGGATCGCACACGCCGTAGACACGGCGACGATGACGCCCAACGCCTCATATGAACTGCTCGGCGACAGGGAGATTTATACCTAAGAGAGGCGTTGATATATCTCCCGCAGTGCCTGGTTGACTGGCTGATACCGCTTGGCATAGACGTTTTGGTACGCCTCATGAAGCGCTTGATCCGCCTCGTAAACAGACGTGACGCGGCGAGACTCGACCACTCGAGTAGCTTCTGCGAAGTCACGATATACTTGAGCGCTGATGCCGGCGAACAATGCTGCACCACGCAGGGTGGCCTCCGTCTCATCCGACACATCAATTCGACATCCGGAGACATTGGATTTGATTTGGAGCCACGCTGAAAGTCGCGCACCGCCACCGACCGCCATCATGTGCTTGATCGGTCGACCGCTCACCGCCTCTGCTCGAGCCCTGATGGACTCCATCTCATAGGCTGTACCCTCGAGCACCGCTTTCACGACGTCGATCTTCGTGTGCGACTTCGTCAATCCGATAAACGCCCCGGACACGCTCGGGTCTGGCAGTGGAGCACCTGCCCCCACGAGGTATGGGTAGAACAAAATCCCCGTCGGAGATTGACGAAACTGCGTGGTGATCTCGCGCAATTCCTCATAAGTGGCCGGCGGGCTGAACCATTCCGTCCGCATCCAGTCAACAGCCCCACCCGAAGACGGAAGTCCGCCGATCCACACGCGTTGCCCAGGAATCATCGAACAGGAGTAGGCCAGACCGGACTGATATTCGATTTCACCAAGTTCGCGCTCCTCCAGCGTGCCACACAACGTTTCTGCTGTCCCCATGGAATCGTATACGTCTCCCACACGCGTGGCGCCGAGTCCCAAACTGGCACAAATGTGGTCATGGCCTGCAATAGACACAGGAATACCCGGCCGGAGGCCGATACCATCGAGCTCTGCGTGCGTTTTGCCAATGACCGTACCGGCGGGATAGGCGTCCGGAAAGAGACCTTTTGGCAATTTGAACGACGCGATCCAGGGCGTGTCCCACTCCTTGGTATCGATTCGAAACGCCAGCGTCCGCGCGGCCAGAGAATAATCTGTGGCCAGCTTGTGCGTGAGACGAAAAGCGATGTAGTCAGCGAGCGACAGCCAAACGCCCTGGCTGAATCCTGCGTCAGTGTTCTGAAACAGCCACAGCACTTTGGCAAGGCCGCATTTAAAGCTTGGATGTAGCCCAGACTTAGAAAATCGCGCAAATGGACGATCGCTGTTGACAATCCACTCCGCCTGGTCCGATGACCTCCGATCGAACCAGGGGATGCACTCGGATAGAGGAACACCCGTCTGCCGATGCACCATTACACCCGATTCTGCCATGCTCGCAATCGCGATGGCCAGCACGCGAACATCGCCGTCGCCATCCAAGACTTCTCGTATCCCAGACGCTATCGTCCGCCAGATGTCATCCGGCTGGTAGTAAAACTGCCCTGCCTGGTTGGATAAGGTCTGCGTCCTGTGTGAACTGACCTTCACCAGATCGCCATCAACTCGATACAAACCGACCTTGGAATGACTAGTGCCTACGTCTATGGCCATCAACGCAGGTATCATGCAAGTCCCTCCATCACTTGTCGAGCGTACAAGAGCCCAAGTCGCGGGCTGGTTAGAAACTTCGCTTGCAAATGCTCCGGAAGCGTCTCGACCACCTGTGCCATCGAAGCCTGAGCAAGGAGCACCACATCCGTGCTCTCGGCTAAATACAACAGTTTCTCACTCAAAATTTCGTCGTGTCCGGCCTTGTCGCCTTTAAGCAATCGGCGGTACGCCTCATCGACCACAACAGGCGTGAGTCGAATGGATTTACCGGCTCGTTTCGCCTTGTGCCGCAGCAACTCGGTAGTCGGGTTCAATGTCGTGGGGAGCGTGGCGGCGACCCCGATTTCCTGCCCTCGTTCGATCGCGAGTTCTGCCATTGGCTCATCGATGCGTACGATCGGCACCCTACCGCTTGCCCTCTCGACCAGCGGTCCAACAGAGGAGCAGGCACTCAAGATGCAGTCAGCCCCAACATGCTCAGCAAATGCGGCATACTGCAACCACCTAGGTGCAACCGCAGTCAAGTCACCGCCGTTTTTTCGTAGTTCTGGTAGGATGGTATCGTCTAGAAAATTCATCAACTCACAGTTTGGCAACAATTCGGACGCTAATGGGGTCAGCACCTGAATGGTCAGTGGCGTCGTGTGAATGATAGCTAAACTGGACACAACTAGTGACTCCTTTCCCAGCAGATTAGGATGCTGGCAACCTCAGGCGATAACTCGATCCTTACTTCCGAGAAAGTCCGTGACTTTTGCCATCACTGCCACCTCGACTGCCCGTTGTGCCATGGCGATATCTTCTGCCGCTAAGGACGTCATCTCCGCATTCGACATTCTCTCCTCGCGCGCGAGAGCCTTTAGCAGCGCTAATTCTAAGTCCGTGGCGATATTTACCTTGCGAATTCCTAGCTGTATCGACTGCTTTACCATCCAGGACGGCACACCAGACCCTCCGTGCAGAACCAAAAACGCGTCAGTTGACTTACGGATCCGCTCAATCCTCGCAAAATCGATACTCGGCTCTTTCACTTTATAGACGCCATGGGCCGTACCAACAGAGACCGCTAGCGCATCGACACCAGTCTCCTGCACAAATCGCGCAGCATCCTCTGGATCGGTGTACATCTCCTCATCCGTATCCGTCTCCAAAAAGTCCGTCGTACCGATTTTCCCAAGTTCTGCCTCCACCGACACGCCACGGGCATGAGCGTACTCCACAATCTGCTTCGTGATACGGATGTTCTCATCCAGCTCTTGCTCAGATGCATCGATCATCACAGACGTAAAACCACAGGCGATCGCATCCTCGATGACCGACTTGTCTTTCGTATGGTCTAGGTGAAGTACAACAGGGACCTGTACCCGCTCTTGACGGACGGCATCGTAAAATTCGTGTGCAAACGACTTCACCGCAATGCCGTAGCGATCGAGTTCCTTTTGCGAAATTTGTACAATGAGTGGCGAATGCAACATCTGACCCGCTCGCAGCACGGGGCGAATCATCGGCGTATACCGTGGAGAGAAGGACCCTAGCGCAAAACCCCCATCATCCGCCATCGTCAATGCTTCGTGCAATGTCAGTACGTTCCCCGGCCTTGTATCCAAATGTCTCGCTCCCATTCTCATTCAAAAATCATTCGATTCTAATGTTTCCAACATTATGTTACATTCAATGTAGTTCAATATTTCGTTTTTGTCTATAAAAGTTTCGTTTCGAAAGAGTAGGGGTTATCAAATGAATAAACGAAAGGTACAAATCCTTCAACTGATCAACGAGCATCAGTTTCTATCAGTGACGAACCTCAGCGAGTGCATGGGTGTATCCGAGGTGACGATTCGAAAGGACCTTCAAGCACTTGACCAGGCCGGGCTTATCATTCGCAAGCATGGGGGCGCCAGCGCTCTATTACAAGGTGTCGAACCATTCGCTACTAGACAATCGATTGAACGTGATGAAAAGTACTGGCTTGCGAAATGCGCGACCGACCGCACCACCGGTGCTGAGTCGCTCTTGATTGACGCCGGCACCACA
This window encodes:
- a CDS encoding FGGY family carbohydrate kinase; the protein is MKLIGLDIGTTSLCGVVVDTHTNAIVDQETRLNDASVVGEGPAHLQDASKILSSVQSIVELLVGRHKDVAGVCVSGQMHGILYLDKHGNPVSPLFTWLDRRGNLLCDGNQTYREAFARLTGYDVPAGYGLLTHFVHVQNQEVPRDATVLCTVADYVTAKLANIAHPVTDPTLAASLGVFDLVHSQFDGEALLRAGIVPSMLPTVVPSCTAVGEMADGVQVVTAVGDNQASHIGSVQSLADTLLVNVGTGAQLSLMVPEHVSVPGFETRPFPGNRYLLVGATLGGGKAYALVESFFRQVLDMCGVPANEPLYGAMDRLLRMASEQSANDQSRQRDGGAALGGVTHTTLTVSPQFYGTRTDPSVRGAITNVSEDNFTPLDLMVGVLDGIVVELHQYVQALPTRLQMNIKHLVGAGNAIRKNGYLASVVQDIFGRSLLVPGHREEAAVGAALCAGVGVGAYESFQEAAVDVIDYQWPS
- a CDS encoding Gfo/Idh/MocA family oxidoreductase; this translates as MERARVGIIGCGNISEIYFKNCRAFGLDVVACADLDVERAKSRAEQFGVAKACSVDELLADPNIEFVINLTIPSAHAAVSRQALEAGKHVHSEKPLALNVEEGRSLLALAKAKNLRLGSAPDTFLGSALQTSRKLIDDGWIGKPIGATAFMTGHGVEAWHPNPDFFYQPGGGPMFDMGPYYLTALVNLLGPVRRLTGLTQVSFAERTITTEHRFGEKIPVNVPTHVAGLLEFEQGAVGNIITSFDVWHSELPRIEIYGTEGSLSVPDPNLFGGNVRVRRKGAQEWSDIPLLFGFTENSRGLAVADMVDAVRTGRLHRANGELMLHVVELMQGIHISSDEGRHYDVETRCERPAPWPVGFDEHALLLTLGGHLS
- a CDS encoding amino acid permease; the encoded protein is MSKPDSPLRRNLKPRHILMMALGGTIGSGIFQGSSSSIHLAGPGVLVTYLVGGLILLVVMRGLAAMAVDNPHATTIKGLIDPILGHFTGYVSGWIYWLDWVLVMAAETAAASTFLQFWFPSVPLWVLALLISVGMTILNLTPVRVFGETEYWLAGVKILTLSLFVIFGAVLLATRYSKHQVANNLFGHGGFFPHGIGGVAAAMLVVMFSFGGIEMIGMTLGETEDPTRTIPRAARSVIVRILLFYLLPIAVIVSLVPWSQLGSTQSPFVTVFTQIGIPYVGSIMNFVMLTAVLSAVNTGMYATSRMMFTQAMDGNAPKLFCKVTKGNVPVRALLFSTVFLYIGVVVAFFAKGNTFNDLMVIPGYTVMMVWMFLLASHWKQHGPKPTTILALAALIAIFVAVVVTSPVAGTIVSLVAVGVIAGSYLFARRADKH
- a CDS encoding FGGY family carbohydrate kinase, producing MIPALMAIDVGTSHSKVGLYRVDGDLVKVSSHRTQTLSNQAGQFYYQPDDIWRTIASGIREVLDGDGDVRVLAIAIASMAESGVMVHRQTGVPLSECIPWFDRRSSDQAEWIVNSDRPFARFSKSGLHPSFKCGLAKVLWLFQNTDAGFSQGVWLSLADYIAFRLTHKLATDYSLAARTLAFRIDTKEWDTPWIASFKLPKGLFPDAYPAGTVIGKTHAELDGIGLRPGIPVSIAGHDHICASLGLGATRVGDVYDSMGTAETLCGTLEERELGEIEYQSGLAYSCSMIPGQRVWIGGLPSSGGAVDWMRTEWFSPPATYEELREITTQFRQSPTGILFYPYLVGAGAPLPDPSVSGAFIGLTKSHTKIDVVKAVLEGTAYEMESIRARAEAVSGRPIKHMMAVGGGARLSAWLQIKSNVSGCRIDVSDETEATLRGAALFAGISAQVYRDFAEATRVVESRRVTSVYEADQALHEAYQNVYAKRYQPVNQALREIYQRLS
- a CDS encoding aspartate/glutamate racemase family protein, with the protein product MSSLAIIHTTPLTIQVLTPLASELLPNCELMNFLDDTILPELRKNGGDLTAVAPRWLQYAAFAEHVGADCILSACSSVGPLVERASGRVPIVRIDEPMAELAIERGQEIGVAATLPTTLNPTTELLRHKAKRAGKSIRLTPVVVDEAYRRLLKGDKAGHDEILSEKLLYLAESTDVVLLAQASMAQVVETLPEHLQAKFLTSPRLGLLYARQVMEGLA
- a CDS encoding class II fructose-bisphosphate aldolase — protein: MDTRPGNVLTLHEALTMADDGGFALGSFSPRYTPMIRPVLRAGQMLHSPLIVQISQKELDRYGIAVKSFAHEFYDAVRQERVQVPVVLHLDHTKDKSVIEDAIACGFTSVMIDASEQELDENIRITKQIVEYAHARGVSVEAELGKIGTTDFLETDTDEEMYTDPEDAARFVQETGVDALAVSVGTAHGVYKVKEPSIDFARIERIRKSTDAFLVLHGGSGVPSWMVKQSIQLGIRKVNIATDLELALLKALAREERMSNAEMTSLAAEDIAMAQRAVEVAVMAKVTDFLGSKDRVIA